One window of the Dromaius novaehollandiae isolate bDroNov1 chromosome 25, bDroNov1.hap1, whole genome shotgun sequence genome contains the following:
- the SH3GL1 gene encoding endophilin-A2 isoform X2, protein MSVAGLKKQFYKASQLVSEKVGGAEGTKLDDDFKEMEKKVDLTSKAVTEVLTRTIEYLQPNPASRAKLTMLNTMSKIRGQVKNPGYPQSEGLLGESMIRYGKELGEDSNFGDALLDAGESMKRLAEVKDSLDIEVKQNFIDPLQNLCDKDLKEIQHHLKKLEGRRLDFDYKKKRQGKIPDEELRQAMEKFEESKEVAETSMHNLLETDIEQVSQLSALVDAQLDYHRQAVQILDELADKLKRRMREASSRPKREYKPKPRETYDFADTDQSNGGFSCTPTPKVSAHLDQPCCKALYDFEPENDGELGFKEGDIITLTNQIDENWYEGMINGQSGFFPLNYVEVLVPLPQ, encoded by the exons ATGTCGGTGGCGGGGCTGAAGAAGCAGTTCTACAAGGCGAGCCAG CTGGTCAGCGAGAAGGTTGGAGGGGCTGAAGGGACCAAGCTTGACGATGACTTCAAGGAAATGGAAAAG AAAGTGGATCTGACCAGCAAGGCAGTTACAGAAGTATTGACTAGAACAATAGAGTACCTCCAGCCTAACCCAG CTTCCAGAGCCAAGCTAACCATGCTCAACACGATGTCGAAGATCCGCGGGCAGGTGAAGAACCCCGGCTACCCGCAGTCCGAAgggctgctgggggagagcaTGATCCGCTACGGCAAGGAGCTGGGCGAGGACTCCAACTTCG GCGATGCGCTTCTTGATGCTGGTGAATCTATGAAACGATTGGCTGAAGTGAAGGACTCGCTGGATATTGAAGTCAAACAAAATTTTATTGATCCCCTCCAGAACCTGTGTGACAAAGACCTGAAAGAAATCCAG CACCATCTCAAGAAGTTGGAAGGCAGACGCTTGGACTTTGACTACAAGAAGAAACGACAGGGGAAGATCCCCGATGAGGAACTTCGACAGGCCATGGAGAAATTTGAAGAGTCCAAGGAAGTAGCTGAGACCAGTATGCACAACCTCCTAGAAACTGAT ATCGAGCAGGTGAGCCAGCTCTCGGCCCTGGTGGATGCCCAGCTGGACTACCACAGGCAGGCAGTGCAGATCCTGGATGAGCTCGCGGACAAACTCAAACGCAG aATGAGGGAGGCCTCCTCACGTCCCAAGCGGGAGTATAAGCCCAAACCCAGGGAGACGTATGACTTTGCAGACACCGACCAATCTAACGGGGGCTTCTCTTGCACTCCTACCCCCAAAGTCTCAG CTCACCTGGACCAGCCCTGCTGCAAGGCGCTGTACGACTTCGAGCCCGAGAACGACGGCGAGCTGGGCTTCAAGGAGGGCGACATCATCACCCTGACCAACCAGATCGACGAAAACTGGTACGAGGGCATGATCAACGGCCAGTCGGGCTTCTTCCCGCTCAACTACGTGGAAGTGCTGGTTCCGCTACCTCAGTGA
- the MPND gene encoding MPN domain-containing protein isoform X3 gives MAALEAGSPGGDDCLEEDEDELEPGLDEAEAEAEPGPESGAKAAGAPRGAALTRRGVTLRVLLRDGLLEPARGVLSIYYLGKKFVGDLGADGAITWQETGQVFGSPSAWATHCKRLVNPAKKSGCGWASVRYKGQKLDQYKAAWLRQHQPHAPAADESLASEGEEDELPEEEEEEAAREGRAPEPAATKKPEERSKKQQCRSLAEQPAAEHGPPGKRPENKPRVPVRYCSLGTRDSARNPQTLVEVTSFAAINKFQPFNVAISSNVLLLLDFHSHLTRSEVVGYLGGRWDTNTQRRYRRGAPRAEGGDRAAHPAPPLAVLTVLRAFPCRTRLGDAEAAAAVEEEICQSLFLRGLSLVGWYHSHPFGPALPSLHDIDAQMDYQLKLQGSGNGFQPCLALVCGPYYHGNPGVESKIAPFWVMPPPEQRPNDYGIPMDVEVAYIQDGFLTNDVLQEMTLLVEFYKGAPDLVKFQELWSQDQTYLDKLKGSLAARTPKDQSFTHILEQIYSLLKHSS, from the exons atgGCAG CGCTGGAGGCCGGCTCCCCCGGCGGCGACGACTGCTtggaggaggacgaggacgagcTGGAGCCGGGGCTGGACGAGgcggaggccgaggccgagccgGGGCCCGAGAGCGGGGCGAAGGCGGCGGGGgccccccggggcgccgcgctcACCCGCCGCGGCGTCACCCTGCGCGTGCTGCTCCGCGACGGCCTCCTCGAGCCGGCCCGCGGCGTCCTCTCCATCTACTACCTG gGCAAGAAGTTCGTGGGGGACCTGGGGGCGGACGGGGCCATCACGTGGCAGGAGACGGGGCAGGTGTTCGGCTCGCCCAGCGCCTGGGCCACCCACTGCAAGCGCCTGGTGAACCCCGCCAAGAAGTCGGGCTGCGGCTGGGCCTCCGTGCGCTACAAGGGCCAGAAGCTGGACCAGTACAAAGCCGCCTGGCTGcggcagcaccagccccacgcGCCCGCCGCCGACGAg AGCCTGGCCAGCGAGGGAGAGGAGGACGAGctgcccgaggaggaggaggaggaggcggcgcgggAGGGCCGGGCGCCAGAGCCGGCCGCCACCAAGAAGCCGGAGGAGAGGagcaagaagcagcagtgccGGAGCCTGGCAGAGCAGCCGGCGGCAg AGCACGGCCCCCCGGGGAAGAGGCCGGAGAACAAGCCCCGGGTCCCCGTCCGCTACTGCAGCCTGGGCACCCGCGACTCGGCCAG GAACCCCCAGACGCTGGTGGAGGTGACGTCCTTCGCCGCCATCAACAAGTTCCAGCCCTTCAACGTGGCCATCTCCAGCAACGTCCTGCTGCTCCTG GATTTCCACAGCCACCTGACGCGGAGCGAAGTGGTGGGGTACCTGGGCGGCCGGTGGGACACCAACACGCAGCGTAGGtaccgccgcggggctccgcgggctgAGGGGGGGGACAGAGCCGCCCACCCCGCGCCCCCCCTTGCAGTGCTGACGGTCCTGCGAGCCTTCCCGTGCCGCACGCGCCTGGGCGacgccgaggccgccgccgccgtggaggAGGAG ATCTGCCAGAGCCTGTTCCTGCGGGGGCTCTCGCTGGTGGGCTGGTACCACAGCCACCCCTtcggcccggcgctgccctcgCTGCACGACATCGACGCGCAGATGGACTACCAGCTCAAGCTGCAGGGCAGCGGCAACGGcttccagccctgcctggccctcGTCTGCG gGCCCTACTATCACGGCAACCCCGGCGTGGAGTCCAAAATCGCGCCCTTCTGGGTGATGCCGCCCCCCGAG CAAAGGCCCAACGACTACGGCATCCCCATGGACGTGGAGGTGGCCTACATCCAGGACGGCTTCCTCACCAACGACGTGCTGCAGGAGATG ACGCTGCTGGTGGAGTTTTACAAGGGGGCCCCGGACCTGGTGAAGTTTCAGGAGCTATGGAGCCAGGATCAGACCTACCTGGACAAACTGAAG GGCTCCCTGGCCGCCCGGACCCCCAAAGACCAGAGCTTCACCCACATCCTGGAGCAGATCTACAGCCTGCTGAAGCACAGCAGCTGA
- the SH3GL1 gene encoding endophilin-A2 isoform X3, whose product MEKKVDLTSKAVTEVLTRTIEYLQPNPASRAKLTMLNTMSKIRGQVKNPGYPQSEGLLGESMIRYGKELGEDSNFGDALLDAGESMKRLAEVKDSLDIEVKQNFIDPLQNLCDKDLKEIQHHLKKLEGRRLDFDYKKKRQGKIPDEELRQAMEKFEESKEVAETSMHNLLETDIEQVSQLSALVDAQLDYHRQAVQILDELADKLKRRMREASSRPKREYKPKPRETYDFADTDQSNGGFSCTPTPKVSASSSFRSDKPSRSSVRSIPHLDQPCCKALYDFEPENDGELGFKEGDIITLTNQIDENWYEGMINGQSGFFPLNYVEVLVPLPQ is encoded by the exons ATGGAAAAG AAAGTGGATCTGACCAGCAAGGCAGTTACAGAAGTATTGACTAGAACAATAGAGTACCTCCAGCCTAACCCAG CTTCCAGAGCCAAGCTAACCATGCTCAACACGATGTCGAAGATCCGCGGGCAGGTGAAGAACCCCGGCTACCCGCAGTCCGAAgggctgctgggggagagcaTGATCCGCTACGGCAAGGAGCTGGGCGAGGACTCCAACTTCG GCGATGCGCTTCTTGATGCTGGTGAATCTATGAAACGATTGGCTGAAGTGAAGGACTCGCTGGATATTGAAGTCAAACAAAATTTTATTGATCCCCTCCAGAACCTGTGTGACAAAGACCTGAAAGAAATCCAG CACCATCTCAAGAAGTTGGAAGGCAGACGCTTGGACTTTGACTACAAGAAGAAACGACAGGGGAAGATCCCCGATGAGGAACTTCGACAGGCCATGGAGAAATTTGAAGAGTCCAAGGAAGTAGCTGAGACCAGTATGCACAACCTCCTAGAAACTGAT ATCGAGCAGGTGAGCCAGCTCTCGGCCCTGGTGGATGCCCAGCTGGACTACCACAGGCAGGCAGTGCAGATCCTGGATGAGCTCGCGGACAAACTCAAACGCAG aATGAGGGAGGCCTCCTCACGTCCCAAGCGGGAGTATAAGCCCAAACCCAGGGAGACGTATGACTTTGCAGACACCGACCAATCTAACGGGGGCTTCTCTTGCACTCCTACCCCCAAAGTCTCAG CTTCCTCCTCTTTCCGATCCGACAAGCCGTCCCGGTCCTCCGTCAGGAGTATCC CTCACCTGGACCAGCCCTGCTGCAAGGCGCTGTACGACTTCGAGCCCGAGAACGACGGCGAGCTGGGCTTCAAGGAGGGCGACATCATCACCCTGACCAACCAGATCGACGAAAACTGGTACGAGGGCATGATCAACGGCCAGTCGGGCTTCTTCCCGCTCAACTACGTGGAAGTGCTGGTTCCGCTACCTCAGTGA
- the MPND gene encoding MPN domain-containing protein isoform X2: MSLCPYVLLAPCPPVPGSPCPPVSICPVPVSSCPPVPISPVSSCPLSPCPHPCVSTCPCPHPCVSMSPCPHIPCLHVSMCPCPHHCVPMSPFPYPTALCPHVPIPVSMCPCPHHCVPMSPCFRIPQPCVPMSPSLSPCPPVPIPVSSCPPSRCGAGTPTHPGPQTRHRGGPRRPAGGRAPRQRRWPVPCAAALEAGSPGGDDCLEEDEDELEPGLDEAEAEAEPGPESGAKAAGAPRGAALTRRGVTLRVLLRDGLLEPARGVLSIYYLGKKFVGDLGADGAITWQETGQVFGSPSAWATHCKRLVNPAKKSGCGWASVRYKGQKLDQYKAAWLRQHQPHAPAADESLASEGEEDELPEEEEEEAAREGRAPEPAATKKPEERSKKQQCRSLAEQPAAEHGPPGKRPENKPRVPVRYCSLGTRDSARNPQTLVEVTSFAAINKFQPFNVAISSNVLLLLDFHSHLTRSEVVGYLGGRWDTNTQLLTVLRAFPCRTRLGDAEAAAAVEEEICQSLFLRGLSLVGWYHSHPFGPALPSLHDIDAQMDYQLKLQGSGNGFQPCLALVCGPYYHGNPGVESKIAPFWVMPPPEQRPNDYGIPMDVEVAYIQDGFLTNDVLQEMTLLVEFYKGAPDLVKFQELWSQDQTYLDKLKGSLAARTPKDQSFTHILEQIYSLLKHSS; the protein is encoded by the exons ATGTCCCTCTGTCCTTATGTCCTCCTagccccgtgtccccctgtccccggGTCCCCATGTCCACCTGTTTCCATATGCCCCGTCCCTGTGTCCtcatgtccccctgtccccatatCCCCTGTGTCTtcatgtcccctgtccccatgtccccatccctgtgtctCCACatgcccatgtccccatccctgtgtctccatgtccccctgtccccatatTCCCTGTCTTCATGTCTCCATGTGCCCATGTCCCCATCattgtgtccccatgtccccgtttCCATATCCCAcagccctgtgtccccatgtccccatccctgtctccatgtgcccatgtccccatcattgtgtccccatgtccccctgtttCCGTATCCCAcagccctgtgtccccatgtccccatccctgtctccATGCCCCCCagtccccatccctgtgtcctcgtgtcccccgtcacggtgtggggcagggacccccacGCACCCAGGGCCCCAGacccggcaccggggggggcccaggcgtcctgccggCGGGAgggccccgcggcagcggcggTGGCCTGTCCCGTGTGCCGCAGCGCTGGAGGCCGGCTCCCCCGGCGGCGACGACTGCTtggaggaggacgaggacgagcTGGAGCCGGGGCTGGACGAGgcggaggccgaggccgagccgGGGCCCGAGAGCGGGGCGAAGGCGGCGGGGgccccccggggcgccgcgctcACCCGCCGCGGCGTCACCCTGCGCGTGCTGCTCCGCGACGGCCTCCTCGAGCCGGCCCGCGGCGTCCTCTCCATCTACTACCTG gGCAAGAAGTTCGTGGGGGACCTGGGGGCGGACGGGGCCATCACGTGGCAGGAGACGGGGCAGGTGTTCGGCTCGCCCAGCGCCTGGGCCACCCACTGCAAGCGCCTGGTGAACCCCGCCAAGAAGTCGGGCTGCGGCTGGGCCTCCGTGCGCTACAAGGGCCAGAAGCTGGACCAGTACAAAGCCGCCTGGCTGcggcagcaccagccccacgcGCCCGCCGCCGACGAg AGCCTGGCCAGCGAGGGAGAGGAGGACGAGctgcccgaggaggaggaggaggaggcggcgcgggAGGGCCGGGCGCCAGAGCCGGCCGCCACCAAGAAGCCGGAGGAGAGGagcaagaagcagcagtgccGGAGCCTGGCAGAGCAGCCGGCGGCAg AGCACGGCCCCCCGGGGAAGAGGCCGGAGAACAAGCCCCGGGTCCCCGTCCGCTACTGCAGCCTGGGCACCCGCGACTCGGCCAG GAACCCCCAGACGCTGGTGGAGGTGACGTCCTTCGCCGCCATCAACAAGTTCCAGCCCTTCAACGTGGCCATCTCCAGCAACGTCCTGCTGCTCCTG GATTTCCACAGCCACCTGACGCGGAGCGAAGTGGTGGGGTACCTGGGCGGCCGGTGGGACACCAACACGCAGC TGCTGACGGTCCTGCGAGCCTTCCCGTGCCGCACGCGCCTGGGCGacgccgaggccgccgccgccgtggaggAGGAG ATCTGCCAGAGCCTGTTCCTGCGGGGGCTCTCGCTGGTGGGCTGGTACCACAGCCACCCCTtcggcccggcgctgccctcgCTGCACGACATCGACGCGCAGATGGACTACCAGCTCAAGCTGCAGGGCAGCGGCAACGGcttccagccctgcctggccctcGTCTGCG gGCCCTACTATCACGGCAACCCCGGCGTGGAGTCCAAAATCGCGCCCTTCTGGGTGATGCCGCCCCCCGAG CAAAGGCCCAACGACTACGGCATCCCCATGGACGTGGAGGTGGCCTACATCCAGGACGGCTTCCTCACCAACGACGTGCTGCAGGAGATG ACGCTGCTGGTGGAGTTTTACAAGGGGGCCCCGGACCTGGTGAAGTTTCAGGAGCTATGGAGCCAGGATCAGACCTACCTGGACAAACTGAAG GGCTCCCTGGCCGCCCGGACCCCCAAAGACCAGAGCTTCACCCACATCCTGGAGCAGATCTACAGCCTGCTGAAGCACAGCAGCTGA
- the STAP2 gene encoding signal-transducing adaptor protein 2 translates to MALPVLPPRRRRARHCYEGFVEKRGPRDEGYRRVWAGLRGLTLSFYEAPRDPQPLEALELGELLAVQAQGSRLSLRLPGQEVLLKAESPEAQELWRGFILTMVELQVPADLALLPGHMVQLAEALREEQERRAAPGPPGPPRPAAPPVPDCFYEVSRSEAERLLERSAGSGNMVLRPGGHGQGLSVTTRQALSGTALVKHYKVTRVGQEYVIDVETPHRCSSLAEVVAYFVENSKGSLRPLAREYTPRLEFVETDGENGERVRAVCKPPCPPAAPRGATTAPRGAPASQPRQPPASTLHAAARARVPVPRPASSPGPPAPRLPGAPARTPPAEPTYMNEQGAGAPQSSAPRVAPRPALPHPQDGSAGMVEELAKKLQARRALVGD, encoded by the exons ATGGCCCTGCCGGtgctgccgccccgccggcgccgcgcccgGCACTGCTACGAGGGCTTCGTGGAGAAGCGGGGGCCGCGGGACGAG GGCTACCGGAGGGTctgggccgggctgcgggggctCACGCTCAGCTTCTACGAggcgccccgggacccccag cccctggAGGCGCTGGAGCTGggcgagctgctggcggtgcAGGCGCAGGGCTCCCGGCTCAGCCTGCGGCTGCCGGGCCAGGAGGTGCTGCTCAAG GCGGAGAGCCCGGAGGCGCAGGAGCTGTGGCGGGGATTCATCCTGACCATGGTGGAG CTGCAGGTGCCCGCGGACCTggcgctgctgccgggccacaTGGTGCAGCTGGCGGAGGCACTGCGCGAGGAGCAGGAGCGtcgggcggcccccggcccccccggcccccccaggcccgccgcgccgccggtgCCCGA CTGCTTCTACGAGGTGTCGCGCTCGGAGGCCGAGCGGCTGCTGGAGAGGAGCGCGGGCAGCGGGAACATGGTGCTGCGCCCCGGCGGGCACGGCCAGGGCCTCTCCGTCACCACGCGCCAGGCGCTGAGCGG CACCGCGCTGGTGAAGCACTACAAGGTGACCCGCGTGGGGCAGGAATACGTCATCGACGTGGAGACGCCG CACCGGTGCTCCTCGCTGGCCGAGGTGGTGGCCTACTTCGTGGAGAACAGCAAGGGCAGCCTGCGGCCCCTGGCCAGGGAGTACACGCCGCGGCTCG AGTTCGTGGAGACGGATGGGGAGAACGGGGAGAGGGTCCGGGCGGTGTGCAAgcccccctgcccgcccgcggccccccggggaGCCACCACGGCCCCCCGGGGTGCCCCCGCGTCCCAGCCCCGCCAGCCACCAGCCTCCACTCTGCACGCCGCCGCCAGGGCCCGCGTCCCCGTGCCGCGGCCGGCCTCGAGCCctggcccccccgcgccgcggctcccgggggcacccgCCCGGACCCCGCCGGCCGAGCCGACCTACATGAACGAGCAGG GTGCTGGAGCCCCCCAGAGCTCAGCCCCCCGCGTtgccccccgccctgccctgccgcaCCCGCAGGACGGCTCCGCAG GCATGGTGGAGGAGCTTGCCAAGAAGCTGCAG
- the SH3GL1 gene encoding endophilin-A2 isoform X1, which yields MSVAGLKKQFYKASQLVSEKVGGAEGTKLDDDFKEMEKKVDLTSKAVTEVLTRTIEYLQPNPASRAKLTMLNTMSKIRGQVKNPGYPQSEGLLGESMIRYGKELGEDSNFGDALLDAGESMKRLAEVKDSLDIEVKQNFIDPLQNLCDKDLKEIQHHLKKLEGRRLDFDYKKKRQGKIPDEELRQAMEKFEESKEVAETSMHNLLETDIEQVSQLSALVDAQLDYHRQAVQILDELADKLKRRMREASSRPKREYKPKPRETYDFADTDQSNGGFSCTPTPKVSASSSFRSDKPSRSSVRSIPHLDQPCCKALYDFEPENDGELGFKEGDIITLTNQIDENWYEGMINGQSGFFPLNYVEVLVPLPQ from the exons ATGTCGGTGGCGGGGCTGAAGAAGCAGTTCTACAAGGCGAGCCAG CTGGTCAGCGAGAAGGTTGGAGGGGCTGAAGGGACCAAGCTTGACGATGACTTCAAGGAAATGGAAAAG AAAGTGGATCTGACCAGCAAGGCAGTTACAGAAGTATTGACTAGAACAATAGAGTACCTCCAGCCTAACCCAG CTTCCAGAGCCAAGCTAACCATGCTCAACACGATGTCGAAGATCCGCGGGCAGGTGAAGAACCCCGGCTACCCGCAGTCCGAAgggctgctgggggagagcaTGATCCGCTACGGCAAGGAGCTGGGCGAGGACTCCAACTTCG GCGATGCGCTTCTTGATGCTGGTGAATCTATGAAACGATTGGCTGAAGTGAAGGACTCGCTGGATATTGAAGTCAAACAAAATTTTATTGATCCCCTCCAGAACCTGTGTGACAAAGACCTGAAAGAAATCCAG CACCATCTCAAGAAGTTGGAAGGCAGACGCTTGGACTTTGACTACAAGAAGAAACGACAGGGGAAGATCCCCGATGAGGAACTTCGACAGGCCATGGAGAAATTTGAAGAGTCCAAGGAAGTAGCTGAGACCAGTATGCACAACCTCCTAGAAACTGAT ATCGAGCAGGTGAGCCAGCTCTCGGCCCTGGTGGATGCCCAGCTGGACTACCACAGGCAGGCAGTGCAGATCCTGGATGAGCTCGCGGACAAACTCAAACGCAG aATGAGGGAGGCCTCCTCACGTCCCAAGCGGGAGTATAAGCCCAAACCCAGGGAGACGTATGACTTTGCAGACACCGACCAATCTAACGGGGGCTTCTCTTGCACTCCTACCCCCAAAGTCTCAG CTTCCTCCTCTTTCCGATCCGACAAGCCGTCCCGGTCCTCCGTCAGGAGTATCC CTCACCTGGACCAGCCCTGCTGCAAGGCGCTGTACGACTTCGAGCCCGAGAACGACGGCGAGCTGGGCTTCAAGGAGGGCGACATCATCACCCTGACCAACCAGATCGACGAAAACTGGTACGAGGGCATGATCAACGGCCAGTCGGGCTTCTTCCCGCTCAACTACGTGGAAGTGCTGGTTCCGCTACCTCAGTGA
- the MPND gene encoding MPN domain-containing protein isoform X1 — MSLCPYVLLAPCPPVPGSPCPPVSICPVPVSSCPPVPISPVSSCPLSPCPHPCVSTCPCPHPCVSMSPCPHIPCLHVSMCPCPHHCVPMSPFPYPTALCPHVPIPVSMCPCPHHCVPMSPCFRIPQPCVPMSPSLSPCPPVPIPVSSCPPSRCGAGTPTHPGPQTRHRGGPRRPAGGRAPRQRRWPVPCAAALEAGSPGGDDCLEEDEDELEPGLDEAEAEAEPGPESGAKAAGAPRGAALTRRGVTLRVLLRDGLLEPARGVLSIYYLGKKFVGDLGADGAITWQETGQVFGSPSAWATHCKRLVNPAKKSGCGWASVRYKGQKLDQYKAAWLRQHQPHAPAADESLASEGEEDELPEEEEEEAAREGRAPEPAATKKPEERSKKQQCRSLAEQPAAEHGPPGKRPENKPRVPVRYCSLGTRDSARNPQTLVEVTSFAAINKFQPFNVAISSNVLLLLDFHSHLTRSEVVGYLGGRWDTNTQRRYRRGAPRAEGGDRAAHPAPPLAVLTVLRAFPCRTRLGDAEAAAAVEEEICQSLFLRGLSLVGWYHSHPFGPALPSLHDIDAQMDYQLKLQGSGNGFQPCLALVCGPYYHGNPGVESKIAPFWVMPPPEQRPNDYGIPMDVEVAYIQDGFLTNDVLQEMTLLVEFYKGAPDLVKFQELWSQDQTYLDKLKGSLAARTPKDQSFTHILEQIYSLLKHSS; from the exons ATGTCCCTCTGTCCTTATGTCCTCCTagccccgtgtccccctgtccccggGTCCCCATGTCCACCTGTTTCCATATGCCCCGTCCCTGTGTCCtcatgtccccctgtccccatatCCCCTGTGTCTtcatgtcccctgtccccatgtccccatccctgtgtctCCACatgcccatgtccccatccctgtgtctccatgtccccctgtccccatatTCCCTGTCTTCATGTCTCCATGTGCCCATGTCCCCATCattgtgtccccatgtccccgtttCCATATCCCAcagccctgtgtccccatgtccccatccctgtctccatgtgcccatgtccccatcattgtgtccccatgtccccctgtttCCGTATCCCAcagccctgtgtccccatgtccccatccctgtctccATGCCCCCCagtccccatccctgtgtcctcgtgtcccccgtcacggtgtggggcagggacccccacGCACCCAGGGCCCCAGacccggcaccggggggggcccaggcgtcctgccggCGGGAgggccccgcggcagcggcggTGGCCTGTCCCGTGTGCCGCAGCGCTGGAGGCCGGCTCCCCCGGCGGCGACGACTGCTtggaggaggacgaggacgagcTGGAGCCGGGGCTGGACGAGgcggaggccgaggccgagccgGGGCCCGAGAGCGGGGCGAAGGCGGCGGGGgccccccggggcgccgcgctcACCCGCCGCGGCGTCACCCTGCGCGTGCTGCTCCGCGACGGCCTCCTCGAGCCGGCCCGCGGCGTCCTCTCCATCTACTACCTG gGCAAGAAGTTCGTGGGGGACCTGGGGGCGGACGGGGCCATCACGTGGCAGGAGACGGGGCAGGTGTTCGGCTCGCCCAGCGCCTGGGCCACCCACTGCAAGCGCCTGGTGAACCCCGCCAAGAAGTCGGGCTGCGGCTGGGCCTCCGTGCGCTACAAGGGCCAGAAGCTGGACCAGTACAAAGCCGCCTGGCTGcggcagcaccagccccacgcGCCCGCCGCCGACGAg AGCCTGGCCAGCGAGGGAGAGGAGGACGAGctgcccgaggaggaggaggaggaggcggcgcgggAGGGCCGGGCGCCAGAGCCGGCCGCCACCAAGAAGCCGGAGGAGAGGagcaagaagcagcagtgccGGAGCCTGGCAGAGCAGCCGGCGGCAg AGCACGGCCCCCCGGGGAAGAGGCCGGAGAACAAGCCCCGGGTCCCCGTCCGCTACTGCAGCCTGGGCACCCGCGACTCGGCCAG GAACCCCCAGACGCTGGTGGAGGTGACGTCCTTCGCCGCCATCAACAAGTTCCAGCCCTTCAACGTGGCCATCTCCAGCAACGTCCTGCTGCTCCTG GATTTCCACAGCCACCTGACGCGGAGCGAAGTGGTGGGGTACCTGGGCGGCCGGTGGGACACCAACACGCAGCGTAGGtaccgccgcggggctccgcgggctgAGGGGGGGGACAGAGCCGCCCACCCCGCGCCCCCCCTTGCAGTGCTGACGGTCCTGCGAGCCTTCCCGTGCCGCACGCGCCTGGGCGacgccgaggccgccgccgccgtggaggAGGAG ATCTGCCAGAGCCTGTTCCTGCGGGGGCTCTCGCTGGTGGGCTGGTACCACAGCCACCCCTtcggcccggcgctgccctcgCTGCACGACATCGACGCGCAGATGGACTACCAGCTCAAGCTGCAGGGCAGCGGCAACGGcttccagccctgcctggccctcGTCTGCG gGCCCTACTATCACGGCAACCCCGGCGTGGAGTCCAAAATCGCGCCCTTCTGGGTGATGCCGCCCCCCGAG CAAAGGCCCAACGACTACGGCATCCCCATGGACGTGGAGGTGGCCTACATCCAGGACGGCTTCCTCACCAACGACGTGCTGCAGGAGATG ACGCTGCTGGTGGAGTTTTACAAGGGGGCCCCGGACCTGGTGAAGTTTCAGGAGCTATGGAGCCAGGATCAGACCTACCTGGACAAACTGAAG GGCTCCCTGGCCGCCCGGACCCCCAAAGACCAGAGCTTCACCCACATCCTGGAGCAGATCTACAGCCTGCTGAAGCACAGCAGCTGA